CTCGATATATCGAATTAACTGAAATTTACTTCAATGAAAACGGTCTTAGTATTTATAAAACAAAAGCTTCAATAAGTTGAAAAAACCAGTTATACTTTTCATTGAAAAACTGAACAGTTAAATCAGGTTTTTGTTTTCATGAATTTTATTTTTTTCATCGCTACTTCCATGACAATACCGTGTTACAGACTTCGATACATCGAAGTTTGTAAAAATCAACAGGTTAGAAATTTTATTCAAAAGACCAAGATTTTTGATTGAGTTTTTACTGAAATAAAAAAAGTAAAGGTTATTATACCAGAACTGATTGAAACCAATCTTCGTTTGATTTTTGAATTCTATTTTCCGTTGCAATTTTCACAATTCACTTTTCGATTTTGTTGAATTCGATTTACTTTGGCTTTGGTCCCCCGCTGGCGCGAGCGTCACGCTCGTGCCTTACGTAAATCGTCATTGAATTACTTGGGCAACTTTCACAACCCGTCCCAAATTCACTTCAACGAAAACAGTCTGAATATTTATATAACAAATGCTTCAAACGGAGTTAATGCCATGTAAAAAAACATGCCGGCGTTTTGTTGAATAGTTGTGAAATAAAAATTGATTATCTTGCCTCAATCAATGCACACTTTAAAAACATTTGAAGAAAAACGAAGATGGTAAGTGGGTAATTACAAATGAACCATTTCAGAAAACGGGCGATGGTCATCAAAGAAACACTCAGGTTATTTTTATAGGTAGGTCTGGATTGAATATCCAAAATGAATTTTTAAGGTAAACGGGTACCGGAAACTGACCATCCCCAGGATTTTCCCATGTATGAATCATGTGCTTCAATACTAAAAGTTGTATCGCTCGTGAAGCTGCCATGTCCAGCACCATAGTATGAATATTCAACCACGTCTGCACTTCCGAGAATGAAATTTTCTTTATGAAAACGTACAGTTCCCAATCCGGTTATTTCTAAATAATCTTCGTCAACAGCTGTCGAAACTGTCCCGCTATAAAAATAATTTGTGTTTGAATTGTATTCAGGTGGGCATTCACCGCAATTATAATATGAATGTTTTTTAAAAAGGTAATCTCCAACAAAAATTAACCTCAGATCAGTTTTGTCTTTGCGGCAAGCCGCCACAATTAAAACCACCATGATTAAAATAAGTGAACGAATCATACACCTATTACGAATTCAGTTGGCAGAAGGTTTGTTTACGGGCCGTGAACCAGACTCATTGCGATTGGCACAGGAAAAATATCTTGCGCATTGAGGTATTTTGCTAGAGATTATTTTTATCAATACCGGCTTGCTTTAGAATAGCATAGAGCGTACCTTTTTTTAGATCTTTATTGTGAATAGGAACAACAGTAATCTTTTTTGATTCGTCATGATAAAAGTAATGATGACTGCCATGGATACGCTTTAAAACAAACCCATGTTGTTCAAGTATTTTAGTAAGCTCTTTAGGCGTTAATGAAGGAATAGTTCCCATTGAATCAGGATGCCATTGTTAAGGAATATTCAAATGTGTTGCTGTCGTCAGGAATGTCCTCGCCCATTTCTTTTAACAAAAGAATATAACCTTCAATTGCCTCTTTGCCCATTCGCAATGCATGTTCAAGGCTATCACCATGTGTAATACAGCCAGGTAAAGCAGGCACGGTAACAGTGAATCCGCCATCAGGTTCTGCAGCAAGTATCAGTCTATATGTTCGATTTGTCATAAGCGACTATTTATTATAACAAATATACTAAAAAAAGTGCGTTAGTGGTTAACGGTTCGTCCTTGTCTGAAACGCACATGTGATGATTTGGCTGAGATTTTTGACAATTCATTGTAACAAAATCATTGATGATGCGGCATTTTTTTTAACTGACCGACGACTCTTCACAAAATCCCAGCGGCGCTACGTTTTTCTAAAATTTCGTCAACTACTAATATGTTGTGAAGGATATTCATGCAGGTTACAAAATGTAATTCATGACATCAATAAAAAAACAATTTCATGCATTACTATTTTAGACTTTCAGCGGCCTTGATTCTTGTCTGCATTTTGTCTCTCTTGTCTTTATTTTCATACGCACAGAATAATCATTTTTGTCGCGATCTTACCATTCTTGTTCATGAAAGTCCATCCGGAATTCCTTTGTCTGGGGCTCAGGTGACCATAGAGAGAAATGATAGTATCACGCTAAAAAAAGTCACCAATGAAAATGGCGTCTTAGTCATTTGTGATTGTACTGATTCCAATTTTTTACTCGCCGGCTTTAAATATCAGATTCATGTTTTGTATGAGCAAGATGAAGAAACAGATGAATTTTTTTATTCGAAATTTGGTATGCCAACACGGATGATTCGTGAAATTAAATTTTATTCTAATGCGGTTCCGCAAGAATTTTCTACAGTTATGTTTCCGGCGTTTACGCCACTTTTAGATAGTACAGAACGCGCGTACAATATTAAAATTCCTAAAATAGACCTTGACATTATTTTAACCGACCAGGAAACAGGTGAGCCAAAAGTTGGTGAAAATGGATATATCATCAAAGATCAAACGGACACCCTTGCCATAATCACCGAC
This genomic stretch from Crocinitomicaceae bacterium harbors:
- a CDS encoding type II toxin-antitoxin system HicA family toxin; the encoded protein is MGTIPSLTPKELTKILEQHGFVLKRIHGSHHYFYHDESKKITVVPIHNKDLKKGTLYAILKQAGIDKNNL
- a CDS encoding type II toxin-antitoxin system HicB family antitoxin, with translation MTNRTYRLILAAEPDGGFTVTVPALPGCITHGDSLEHALRMGKEAIEGYILLLKEMGEDIPDDSNTFEYSLTMAS
- a CDS encoding OmpA family protein, which codes for MHYYFRLSAALILVCILSLLSLFSYAQNNHFCRDLTILVHESPSGIPLSGAQVTIERNDSITLKKVTNENGVLVICDCTDSNFLLAGFKYQIHVLYEQDEETDEFFYSKFGMPTRMIREIKFYSNAVPQEFSTVMFPAFTPLLDSTERAYNIKIPKIDLDIILTDQETGEPKVGENGYIIKDQTDTLAIITDQNGRITLTNNSHPGFIVYGARYEIIFPQINKLHTGAHDFFHTEDIFVNTRIIRDLKVMHVHRESRFPQLIFSPTSYVLDSSAMTNADFILDLLAGHPNLTLNIIGYFDDEQGESLALKRATAVYYCLVEKGIDQNRLTIEAQKRPIPAETQDEFCVDRLSNEYYTDVIIKITSFDFVSVEE